The Malus domestica chromosome 10, GDT2T_hap1 genome contains a region encoding:
- the LOC103446751 gene encoding uncharacterized protein At4g22160 yields the protein MVKMAFRTSRTIQNRSARNSAGRLNHSVDAGLLSAVHPNLVDRDDEDSHATLSSDSDSSSDSDGESTRLSGLEASFRVVSESIQRMEQAELEMAKAREALRLKAEKQRVELETELTQMLLQTQLQIASLVSQRQSRPSRKRKRVEEDEPSSEGALGLSLLQCNLLF from the coding sequence ATGGTGAAAATGGCATTTCGCACCAGTCGAACAATACAGAACCGGAGCGCGCGCAACAGCGCGGGCCGTCTCAATCACTCCGTCGATGCGGGACTCTTATCCGCCGTACATCCAAACTTAGTCGATCGCGATGACGAAGATTCTCATGCGACGCTGAGTTCCGACTCGGACAGCTCCTCCGACTCCGATGGCGAGTCGACGCGGTTGTCGGGACTCGAGGCGAGCTTCCGAGTCGTGTCCGAGTCGATTCAGAGAATGGAGCAAGCGGAGCTGGAGATGGCCAAGGCAAGGGAGGCTCTGCGGCTGAAGGCGGAGAAGCAGCGGGTCGAGCTGGAGACCGAGTTGACACAGATGCTGCTGCAGACTCAGTTGCAGATCGCGTCGTTGGTTTCTCAGCGGCAGAGTCGTCCGAGTCGTAAAAGGAAGCGAGTCGAAGAAGACGAGCCGTCGTCGGAAGGAGCTTTGGGCTTGAGCCTCCTTCAATGCAATTTACTATTTTAG
- the LOC103446750 gene encoding uncharacterized protein, translating into MAILRRALPAGRTWRSVPVRQTLNPNPPPRAFSPHLPFPSLLCHRTLEHQFHTTASEIVLVGLAAGLTALGVRGLAQTSANLAKVSAFLESVVGRELRLQATDRTLAHALNDSYLDSKHIDISKPALRFIPSAAEGQKVLIKFQTPATRDVAQLIANIASDSGLIIKSGSGLHARIHYFFPSRSRVYCQIMLARPDKMKETGGEGGDLRIKVFRSVLPFSDRFEIEFVKDGVWSLKEVDALVATFTSQLAGGKIEPAKRQMNEFAAPADQR; encoded by the exons ATGGCAATTTTGAGGCGAGCACTGCCAGCTGGTCGAACATGGCGATCCGTCCCCGTCcgtcaaaccctaaaccctaatcctccTCCGCGCGCTTTCTCACCTCACCTCCCATTTCCTAGCCTTCTCTGCCACC GCACTTTGGAGCACCAATTTCATACCACTGCGTCTGAGATTGTGTTGGTTGGTTTGGCAGCTGGTTTGACCGCACTTGGGGTCAGAGGTCTGGCTCAAACGTCTGCAAACTTGGCTAAAGTTTCTGCGTTTCTAGAGAGCGTAGTGGGAAGAGAGTTGAGACTACAAGCAACTGACAGAACGTTGGCCCATGCACTAAATGACTCCTACCTGGACAGTAAA CATATTGATATTTCTAAACCCGCTTTGCGCTTCATTCCTAGTGCTGCTGAGGGACAAAAG GTTTTAATCAAGTTCCAAACTCCTGCGACTCGTGACGTTGCACAACTGATTGCAAATATTGCTTCTGATAGTGGATTAATAATAAAAAGTGGTAGTGGTTTACATGCGCGCATCCactatttttttccttctcgCAG TCGAGTTTATTGTCAAATAATGCTAGCTCGCCCAGACAAAATGAAGGAAACTGGAGGTGAAGGAGGGGATCTGCGAATTAAAGTATTCCGCTCAGTACTTCCTTTTTCAGATAGATTT GAAATTGAATTTGTGAAGGATGGGGTCTGGAGTCTGAAGGAGGTGGATGCTTTGGTGGCTACTTTTACTTCACAATTAGCTGGTGGGAAG ATCGAGCCCGCCAAGCGCCAGATGAATGAATTTGCAGCACCAGCAGACCAGAGATGA
- the LOC103446753 gene encoding plant UBX domain-containing protein 4 yields the protein MESEDKKKSRTGGIRTLSDLNQRSGDSDSDSDGPPEYYTGGEKSGMLVQDPTKDNDVDSIFDQARELGATEGPFDPSSASSSSRSFAGTGRLLSGETVQPTPVQPETVVHNIIFWSNGFTINDGPLRRLDDPENASFLESIKKSECPKELEPADRGTSVHVNLIRRNEKCPEPVKRHVPFQGVGRTLGSSSTPAASESMTASTPLNTAPTPSAGLVVDEKLPSTSVQLRLADGTRIVGHFNYHHTISDIRTFIDASRPEGPRNYHLQIMGFPPKLLNDPSQTIEQAGLANSVVIQKL from the exons ATGGAGTCGGAGGATAAGAAAAAGAGTCGAACCGGAGGAATCCGTACACTTTCCGATCTTAACCAGAGGTCTGGGGACTCGGACAGTGACTCCGATGGCCCTCCGGAGTACTACACTGGTGGCGAGAAAAG TGGAATGCTTGTCCAGGATCCTACAAAGGATAACGATGTGGATTCCATTTTTGATCAGGCAAGGGAGTTAGGAGCTACAGAGGGGCCTTTTGATCCTTCTAGTGCATCTTCAAGCTCCAGAAGCTTTGCTGGAACTGGTAGATTACTTTCTGGGGAAACTGTACAACCTACTCCTGTGCAGCCTGAGACTGTTGTTCACAACATCATTTTCTGGTCCAACGGTTTTACTATAAATGATGGCCCTTTAAGGCGGTTGGACGATCCTGAAAATGCATCTTTCTTAGAG AGCATAAAAAAATCTGAATGTCCAAAAGAGTTGGAACCTGCAGATAGAGGTACCTCAGTTCATGTTAATCTAATAAGGAGGAATGAAAAGTGCCCA GAACCGGTGAAGCGACATGTTCCATTTCAGGGTGTGGGAAGAACTCTAGGTAGCAGCTCTACTCCAGCAGCATCCGAGTCAATGACTGCATCAACTCCTCTCAACACTGCTCCAACCCCTTCTGCAGGCCTGGTTGTGGATGAAAAGTTGCCATCAACATCGGTTCAACTTAGGTTGGCTGATGGAAcccgcatcgttggacattttaaCTACCACCATACCATCAGTGACATTCGCACTTTCATTGATGCATCAAGGCCTGAGGGTCCAAGAAATTATCACCTGCAGATTATGGGGTTCCCTCCCAAGCTCCTCAATGATCCGAGTCAAACAATTGAGCAGGCAGGCCTCGCCAACTCGGTTGTGATCCAGAAATTATAG
- the LOC103446752 gene encoding uncharacterized protein — MTIFRRVLTTARTWRSVPVRRTLNPNPPRALSPDLAIPRLLCHRSFEHQSLVFPAVLAGLIGLGGIEVAYADAEEDISKPALPADPPASESHVDLDEITKKQRQQILDLLRSKGIGRGFYPPFTVAVKGQKVSIKFQIPPACEASQLIANLASHLGVKVEERGGGLDMSLRAWDSGAAWQLMLTRPEKKREAGGDGGELKDVSKDEGDLQVLLFHSVITSSDRAEIEFMKDGTLSPKELDALVSALLLAGTKLWQNSTVERKPREDTTTQMPSADKLIASLESMGVRIYGINEPNLSSTRKEISWDNIAGYDQQKRDIEDTILLALLSPETYDDIARGTRCKFESNRPRAVLFEGPPGTGKTSSARVIANQAGVPLLYVPLEVILSKYYGESERLLGKVFSLANQLPDGAIIFLDEIDSFAISRDSEMHEATRRVLSVLLQQIDGFEQDKKVVVIAATNRKQDLDLALISRFDSIIMFDLPDQQNRKEIAAQYAKHLNEAELEELASATEGMSGRDIRDVCQQAERSWASKIIRGQVPKDGEQGRLPPLHHYIESARNRQKGLLSSAQPTPQNSDSSTEKRRLVVD, encoded by the exons ATGACAATTTTCCGACGAGTGCTGACAACTGCTCGGACATGGCGATCCGTCCCCGTCCGcagaaccctaaaccctaatcctccGCGTGCTCTTTCACCTGACCTCGCAATTCCTCGCCTTCTCTGCCACC GGTCTTTTGAGCACCAATCTCTCGTGTTTCCAGCCGTGTTGGCCGGTTTGATCGGACTTGGAGGCATAGAGGTGGCTTATGCAGATGCAGAGGAG GATATTTCCAAGCCCGCTTTGCCGGCTGACCCTCCTGCTAGTGAAAGTCATGTAGACCTGGACGAAATTACCAAGAAACAACGACAGCAAATTCTAGACCTCCTCAGAAGTAAAGGAATTGGACGCGGTTTTTATCCCCCCTTTACTGTTGCTGTTAAGGGACAAAAG GTTTCCATCAAGTTCCAAATTCCTCCGGCGTGTGAAGCTTCACAGCTGATAGCAAATCTTGCTTCTCATCTTGGAGTAAAGGTAGAAGAACGTGGTGGTGGTTTAGATATGTCACTACGTGCTTGGGACAG TGGAGCTGCTTGGCAACTCATGCTAACTCGCCCAGAAAAAAAGAGGGAAGCTGGAGGTGATGGAGGGGAATTAAAAGATGTGAGTAAGGACGAAGGAGATTTGCAAGTTCTCTTGTTCCACTCAGTAATTACCTCCTCAGATAGAGCT GAAATTGAATTTATGAAGGATGGGACCTTGAGTCCCAAAGAGCTGGATGCTCTGGTGTCTGCTTTGCTATTAGCAgggacaaagttatggcaaaaTAGTACTGTGGAAAGAAAACCGAGGGAAGATACCACCACACAAATGCCATCTGCAGATAAACTAATAGCTAGTCTTGAGTCCATGGGAGTGAGAATTTATGGAATTAATGAACCCAATCTTAGTTccacaagaaaagaaatttcaTGGGACAATATTGCTGGATATGATCAGCAAAAACG AGATATAGAAGACACTATTCTGTTGGCTCTGCTCAGTCCTGAAACATATGATGATATTGCCCGTGGGACTCGTTGTAAATTTGAGTCAAATAGACCTCGAGCTGTACTCTTTGAAGGGCCACCAG GTACGGGGAAGACATCTTCTGCTCGTGTCATTGCTAATCAAGCG GGCGTCCCATTGTTATACGTACCCCTTGAGGTTATCCTGTCCAAGTACTATGGTGAGAGTGAACGATTATTAGGAAAAGTGTTTTCACTTGCAAATCAGCTTCCAGATGGTGCTATCATTTTTCTGGATGAG ATTGATTCTTTTGCTATTTCGCGTGATAGCGAAATGCATGAAGCCACACGGAGAGTCTTATCAGTTTTATTGCAACAG ATTGATGGATTTGAACAAGATAAGAAGGTGGTTGTAATTGCTGCAACAAATAGAAAGCAAGACCTTGATCTGGCCTTGATTAG TCGGTTTGATTCAATTATCATGTTTGACCTACCTGATCAGCAAAATCGTAAGGAAATAGCAGCTCAGTATGCAAAGCACCTGAACGAAGCTGAATTAGAAGAATTAGCATCAGCAACCGAAGG AATGTCTGGAAGGGATATTAGAGATGTCTGTCAACAAGCTGAGCGGTCGTGGGCATCAAAG ATAATCCGAGGACAAGTACCCAAAGATGGAGAACAAGGCCGTCTTCCACCTCTGCATCATTACATCGAGAGTGCTAGGAATCGACAGAAGGGTTTACTCAGTTCGGCACAGCCAACACCCCAAAATTCCGACTCCAGCACAGAGAAGCGCAGGCTCGTAGTTGATTAA